The following coding sequences are from one Salvia hispanica cultivar TCC Black 2014 chromosome 3, UniMelb_Shisp_WGS_1.0, whole genome shotgun sequence window:
- the LOC125217042 gene encoding DEAD-box ATP-dependent RNA helicase 41 isoform X1: MTTDHNQAPSDDEVKKRCWDQREALPGEPICAVCGRYGEYICDETDDDICSLECKQSLLSRLSKSKASREQPSPEKLLAMDECYYVRDGNNESEPRCLSNRQTELLRRKLEISVQGDNTPDLVLSFASCNLPHKLLLNLEAAGYEMLTPVQMQAIPSALLGQSLLVSAETGSGKTCSFLVPVISHCTKVNNNPQRPLAMVLTPTRELCIQVEEQAKLLGQGLPFKTALIVGGDAMAGQVHRIQQGVSMIVGTPGRLVDLLTKHEFELDSISILVIDEVDCMIERGFREQVLQIFLALSRPQVLMYSATISKEVERVAGSMVKDLAVISVGKPSKPSKAVKQLVIWVESNKKKQKLFDILTSKQHFKPPVVVFVGSRLGADLLSEAITIKTGVKAVSIHGEKKMKERRDILRSFLVGELSVIVATGVLGRGIDLLSVRLVIVFDMPNSMKEYVHQIGRASRMGEDGAAMVFVNEENKKLFPELVELLTLSGASIPRELAIANSRCSVSTSKSHKKRKYAHSR; encoded by the exons ATGACTACTGATCACAATCAAGCCCCATCAG ATGATGAAGTCAAAAAAAGATGTTGGGATCAAAGAGAAGCCTTGCCTGGAGAACCAATTTGTGCTGTATGCGGCCGCTATGGTGAGTACATTTGTGATGAGACCGATGATGATATTTGCAGTCTCGAGTGTAAGCAGTCTCTTCTCAGTCggttatcaaaatcaaaggCTTCACGTGAGCAACCATCCCCGGAAAAACTTCTAGCAATGGATGAATGCTACTATGTTCGAGATGGAAATAATGAATCTGAGCCTCGATGTCTAAGCAATAGGCAGACTGAGTTGCTCAGGAGAAAGCTTGAAATATCCGTACAGGGAGATAATACCCCAGACCTTGTTCTGTCATTTGCTTCGTGTAATCTTCCTCATAAGCTCCTTCTAAATCTAGAAGCAGCAGGATATGAAATGCTGACTCCTGTCCAAATGCAGGCAATTCCATCTGCACTATTAGGCCAGAGTTTGCTCGTCTCAGCTGAGACTGGCTCTGGGAAAACTTGTTCCTTCCTCGTCCCAGTTATCTCTCATTGTACAAAGGTAAATAACAACCCACAAAGGCCATTAGCAATGGTCCTCACACCAACGAGAGAGCTCTGTATACAGGTGGAGGAACAGGcaaagttacttggtcaagGTTTACCTTTCAAAACTGCCCTGATCGTCGGTGGTGATGCCATGGCGGGACAAGTTCATCGAATCCAGCAGGGTGTTTCTATGATTGTCGGGACCCCAGGGAGGCTTGTTGATCTTCTCACCAAGCATGAATTTGAATTGGATTCTATATCAATTCTAGTGATCGATGAAGTGGATTGCATGATCGAGAGGGGATTCCGTGAGCAAGTCTTGCAGATTTTCTTGGCTTTGTCCAGGCCCCAAGTGTTGATGTACTCTGCGACAATCTCAAAAGAAGTTGAGAGGGTGGCTGGTTCGATGGTGAAAGATCTTGCTGTTATATCAGTTGGCAAGCCCAGCAAACCTAGCAAGGCTGTCAAGCAGCTGGTGATATGGGTAGAGTCAAACAAGAAGAAGCAAAAGCTTTTCGATATACTCACAAGCAAACAGCATTTCAAGCCGCCGGTCGTGGTGTTTGTGGGTTCCAGGCTCGGGGCTGATCTCCTCTCTGAagccataacaataaaaaCTGGGGTGAAAGCTGTATCAATacatggagagaaaaaaatgaaggagAGGAGAGATATATTGAGGTCATTCTTGGTTGGCGAGCTCAGTGTGATTGTGGCCACAGGAGTATTGGGGCGGGGGATCGACCTGCTGTCTGTGCGGCTGGTGATCGTGTTTGACATGCCGAATTCCATGAAAGAATACGTGCACCAGATCGGGAGGGCGTCGAGGATGGGAGAGGATGGTGCAGCTATGGTGTTTGTGAATGAGGAGAACAAGAAACTGTTTCCTGAGTTGGTGGAGCTCTTAACACTGAGTGGCGCTTCGATTCCTCGCGAGCTAGCCATTGCGAATTCACGATGCTCAGTCTCAACCAGCAAGTCTCACAAGAAAAGAAAGTATGCTCACTCAAGGTAG
- the LOC125217042 gene encoding DEAD-box ATP-dependent RNA helicase 41 isoform X2 — MTTDHNQAPSDDEVKKRCWDQREALPGEPICAVCGRYGEYICDETDDDICSLECKQSLLSRLSKSKASREQPSPEKLLAMDECYYVRDGNNESEPRCLSNRQTELLRRKLEISVQGDNTPDLVLSFASCNLPHKLLLNLEAAGYEMLTPVQMQAIPSALLGQSLLVSAETGSGKTCSFLVPVISHCTKVEEQAKLLGQGLPFKTALIVGGDAMAGQVHRIQQGVSMIVGTPGRLVDLLTKHEFELDSISILVIDEVDCMIERGFREQVLQIFLALSRPQVLMYSATISKEVERVAGSMVKDLAVISVGKPSKPSKAVKQLVIWVESNKKKQKLFDILTSKQHFKPPVVVFVGSRLGADLLSEAITIKTGVKAVSIHGEKKMKERRDILRSFLVGELSVIVATGVLGRGIDLLSVRLVIVFDMPNSMKEYVHQIGRASRMGEDGAAMVFVNEENKKLFPELVELLTLSGASIPRELAIANSRCSVSTSKSHKKRKYAHSR, encoded by the exons ATGACTACTGATCACAATCAAGCCCCATCAG ATGATGAAGTCAAAAAAAGATGTTGGGATCAAAGAGAAGCCTTGCCTGGAGAACCAATTTGTGCTGTATGCGGCCGCTATGGTGAGTACATTTGTGATGAGACCGATGATGATATTTGCAGTCTCGAGTGTAAGCAGTCTCTTCTCAGTCggttatcaaaatcaaaggCTTCACGTGAGCAACCATCCCCGGAAAAACTTCTAGCAATGGATGAATGCTACTATGTTCGAGATGGAAATAATGAATCTGAGCCTCGATGTCTAAGCAATAGGCAGACTGAGTTGCTCAGGAGAAAGCTTGAAATATCCGTACAGGGAGATAATACCCCAGACCTTGTTCTGTCATTTGCTTCGTGTAATCTTCCTCATAAGCTCCTTCTAAATCTAGAAGCAGCAGGATATGAAATGCTGACTCCTGTCCAAATGCAGGCAATTCCATCTGCACTATTAGGCCAGAGTTTGCTCGTCTCAGCTGAGACTGGCTCTGGGAAAACTTGTTCCTTCCTCGTCCCAGTTATCTCTCATTGTACAAAG GTGGAGGAACAGGcaaagttacttggtcaagGTTTACCTTTCAAAACTGCCCTGATCGTCGGTGGTGATGCCATGGCGGGACAAGTTCATCGAATCCAGCAGGGTGTTTCTATGATTGTCGGGACCCCAGGGAGGCTTGTTGATCTTCTCACCAAGCATGAATTTGAATTGGATTCTATATCAATTCTAGTGATCGATGAAGTGGATTGCATGATCGAGAGGGGATTCCGTGAGCAAGTCTTGCAGATTTTCTTGGCTTTGTCCAGGCCCCAAGTGTTGATGTACTCTGCGACAATCTCAAAAGAAGTTGAGAGGGTGGCTGGTTCGATGGTGAAAGATCTTGCTGTTATATCAGTTGGCAAGCCCAGCAAACCTAGCAAGGCTGTCAAGCAGCTGGTGATATGGGTAGAGTCAAACAAGAAGAAGCAAAAGCTTTTCGATATACTCACAAGCAAACAGCATTTCAAGCCGCCGGTCGTGGTGTTTGTGGGTTCCAGGCTCGGGGCTGATCTCCTCTCTGAagccataacaataaaaaCTGGGGTGAAAGCTGTATCAATacatggagagaaaaaaatgaaggagAGGAGAGATATATTGAGGTCATTCTTGGTTGGCGAGCTCAGTGTGATTGTGGCCACAGGAGTATTGGGGCGGGGGATCGACCTGCTGTCTGTGCGGCTGGTGATCGTGTTTGACATGCCGAATTCCATGAAAGAATACGTGCACCAGATCGGGAGGGCGTCGAGGATGGGAGAGGATGGTGCAGCTATGGTGTTTGTGAATGAGGAGAACAAGAAACTGTTTCCTGAGTTGGTGGAGCTCTTAACACTGAGTGGCGCTTCGATTCCTCGCGAGCTAGCCATTGCGAATTCACGATGCTCAGTCTCAACCAGCAAGTCTCACAAGAAAAGAAAGTATGCTCACTCAAGGTAG
- the LOC125208955 gene encoding uncharacterized protein LOC125208955 codes for MNHYNQGESSSGLSILPLKRRRGRPRKDPSLKRAQAAHAPPGYEGAKEYHPQRADRADGVNSMVGQAVSGVVEATFDAGYLLTVQIGNSTTKLRGVVFKPGNYVPVTAENDVAPHLQMIRRNDVQLPSENRGWSRRQKLAIQAGAPGPSKRKSGTPLAAPSVPTVSVRGTVVPVVLQPTSFQNGLPTSNQMPSDASKTSHVLSFGDKDVHMAEPLSMLPPDKSIPVSQLFLGAQQPHTSHQISQGAEQNDTNPFNEGGTSEVRLGEKENPTESTENDISGSSESSDTQTDSGKEATKSPAEDAGVVSKQDTQPFSTESVQSASVTKPFFNYGTGRMTELLQAVQENMKDTQTQIAEHPPSGSNNDARADNDPKLEASAAP; via the exons atgAATCATTACAATCAAGGCGAGAGCTCAAGTGGCCTTTCTATACTTCCGTTAAAGCGTAGACGTGGTCGTCCTCGCAAAGATCCGAGCCTAAAGCGTGCACAAGCTGCTCATGCACCACCTGGTTATGAAGGAGCAAAAGAATATCATCCCCAGCGAGCTGACCGAGCTGATGGTGTCAATAGCATGGTAGGCCAGGCAGTAAGTGGTGTTGTTGAGGCCACATTTGATGCTGGTTATTTGCTTACTGTTCAAATTGGAAACTCCACTACAAAGTTGAGGGGTGTTGTTTTTAAACCAGGAAATTATGTTCCGGTTACAGCTGAAAACGATGTTGCTCCTCATCTTCAAATGATCAGGAGAAATGACGTCCAGCTCCCTTCTGAAAACCGTGGCTGGTCCCGTCGCCAGAAACTTGCTATCCAAGCTGGAGCACCGGGGCCTTCAAAACGCAAGAGCGGAACGCCACTAGCAGCTCCGTCTGTCCCAACAGTGAGTGTGAGAGGCACTGTTGTTCCTGTTGTGCTTCAACCCACTAGTTTTCAAAATGGATTGCCAACTTCAAACCAAATGCCTTCAGATGCATCCAAGACCTCTCATGTGTTGTCATTCGGAGATAAAGATGTCCATATGGCCGAACCCTTATCCATGTTACCTCCGGATAAATCTATACCTGTTAGCCAGTTATTTCTAGGTGCACAACAACCCCACACGAGTCATCAAATCTCCCAAGGGGCTGAGCAGAATGACACCAATCCATTCAATGAAGGAGGCACTTCTGAGGTCAGACTAGGAGAGAAGGAAAATCCAACTGAATCAACTGAGAATGACATTTCGGGCTCTTCAGAATCTTCGGATACTCAAACTGATAGTGGTAAGGAAGCAACTAAATCACCAGCAGAAGATGCAGGCGTAGTGTCGAAGCAAGACACTCAGCCTTTCTCAACTGAGTCAGTGCAGAGTGCTTCTGTAACAAAACCGTTCTTCAACTATGGAACTGGCAGAATGACCGAGCTCTTACAG GCTGTCCAGGAGAATATGAAAGATACCCAGACACAAATTGCTGAACATCCACCTTCCGGTTCAAATAATGACGCCCGTGCAGACAATGACCCGAAACTGGAAGCCAGTGCTGCTCCATGA